A DNA window from Mycobacterium sp. IDR2000157661 contains the following coding sequences:
- a CDS encoding YajQ family cyclic di-GMP-binding protein, with translation MADSSFDVVSKVDRQEVDNALNQAAKELATRFDFRGTDTSIEWQGEETVVLTSSTEERVKAAVDVFKEKLVRRDISMKAFDAGDPQASGKTYKVSGQIKQGITSEQAKKITKLIRDEGPKGVKAQIQGEEIRVSSKKRDDLQAVIALLKGADLDVALQFVNYR, from the coding sequence ATGGCGGATTCATCGTTCGACGTCGTCAGCAAGGTCGACCGCCAGGAGGTCGACAATGCCTTGAACCAGGCCGCCAAAGAGCTGGCCACGCGGTTCGACTTCCGCGGCACCGACACATCCATCGAATGGCAGGGCGAGGAGACGGTCGTACTCACCTCCTCCACCGAGGAGCGGGTCAAGGCGGCCGTCGACGTCTTCAAGGAGAAGCTTGTCCGCCGCGACATCTCGATGAAGGCCTTCGACGCCGGTGACCCGCAGGCCTCGGGCAAGACCTACAAGGTCAGCGGTCAGATCAAACAAGGCATCACCAGCGAGCAGGCCAAGAAAATCACCAAGCTCATCCGCGACGAGGGCCCCAAGGGCGTCAAGGCGCAGATCCAGGGCGAGGAGATCCGCGTCAGCTCCAAGAAGCGCGACGACCTGCAGGCGGTCATCGCGCTGCTGAAGGGGGCCGACCTCGACGTGGCGCTGCAGTTCGTCAACTACCGCTGA
- a CDS encoding NAD(P)H-dependent glycerol-3-phosphate dehydrogenase produces the protein MAPAQREPKVVVLGGGSWGTTVASICARRGPTLQWVRSEDTATDINENHCNSKYLGNEVVLPESLKATTDFTEAATCADVIVMGVPSHGFRAVLTELAKELRPWVPVVSLVKGLEQGTNYRMSQVVDEVLPGHPAGILAGPNIAREVAEGYAAAAVLAMPDQRLAANLAQLFRTKRFRTYTTDDVVGVEMAGALKNVYAIAVGMGYSLGIGENTRAMVIARAVREMSKLGEAVGGHRDTFAGLAGMGDLIVTCTSQRSRNRHVGEQLGAGKPIDEIIGSMNQVAEGVKAASVIMEFADKYGINMPIAREVDGVINHGSTVEQAYRGLVAEKPGHEVYGAGF, from the coding sequence ATGGCACCTGCGCAACGCGAACCCAAGGTCGTCGTTCTGGGCGGAGGCTCCTGGGGCACCACGGTCGCCTCCATCTGCGCGCGCCGCGGCCCCACCCTGCAGTGGGTGCGCTCGGAGGACACCGCCACCGACATCAACGAGAACCACTGCAACTCCAAGTACCTCGGCAACGAGGTCGTCCTGCCGGAGAGCTTGAAGGCCACCACCGACTTCACAGAGGCGGCCACGTGCGCCGACGTCATCGTCATGGGCGTGCCGTCGCACGGCTTCCGTGCCGTGCTCACCGAACTGGCCAAGGAGCTGCGGCCGTGGGTGCCGGTGGTGTCGTTGGTCAAAGGCCTCGAGCAGGGCACCAACTACCGGATGTCACAGGTCGTCGACGAGGTGCTGCCCGGGCATCCGGCCGGCATCCTGGCCGGGCCGAACATCGCCCGCGAGGTGGCCGAGGGGTACGCCGCCGCGGCAGTCCTCGCGATGCCCGACCAGCGCCTCGCGGCAAACCTGGCCCAGCTGTTCCGCACCAAGCGTTTTCGCACCTACACCACCGACGATGTCGTGGGCGTGGAGATGGCGGGCGCGCTGAAGAACGTCTACGCCATCGCTGTCGGCATGGGTTACTCGCTGGGCATCGGCGAGAACACGCGCGCCATGGTGATCGCGCGGGCGGTGCGGGAGATGTCCAAGCTCGGCGAGGCGGTCGGTGGACACCGCGACACCTTCGCCGGCCTGGCCGGCATGGGCGACCTCATCGTCACGTGCACCAGCCAGCGCAGCCGCAACCGGCACGTCGGCGAGCAACTGGGCGCGGGCAAGCCGATCGACGAGATCATCGGGTCGATGAACCAGGTCGCCGAGGGCGTCAAGGCCGCAAGCGTCATCATGGAGTTCGCCGACAAGTACGGCATCAACATGCCGATCGCCCGCGAGGTCGACGGTGTCATCAACCACGGCTCAACCGTCGAGCAGGCCTACCGCGGGCTGGTCGCGGAGAAGCCCGGGCACGAGGTCTACGGCGCGGGTTTCTGA